GCCTGCGGGCAGATAGGCACGGAACTAACAGCAAAACTACGAAGCATATACGGCACAGATGAAGTCGTGGCTTCGGATGTCAGGAAAGGCGACCCTGCATTTGTAGCTTCCGGCCCGTTTGAAGTAGTGAATGCCCTCGACTTTAACCAGGTGCAGTCCATAATTGAAAAACACAAGGTTGAAGATGTGTACCTTATGGCGGCGCTGCTTTCGGCGACTGCAGAAAAGAACCCTGCCTTTGCGTGGGACCTTAATATGAACTCGCTTTTCCATGTGCTGAATATTGCTAAAGAGGGGAAGATCAAAAAGATATTCTGGCCTTCGAGCATTGCCGTGTTCGGGCCAACTACACCTAAGCAGAACACCCCTCAGTATACTGTGATGGAACCTTCTACGGTTTACGGCATTTCCAAGCAGTCCGGCGAGCGCTGGTGCGAATACTACCATAATATTTATGGGGTAGATGTGCGCAGCATCCGTTATCCCGGCCTTATCAGCTGGTCTACACTGCCGGGCGGCGGTACGACCGATTATGCCGTTGATATTTACCACAAGGCATTAAGCGACGGCAAATACACCTGCTTTCTTAGCGAAGAAACCCGCCTGCCAATGATGTATATGGACGATGCCATCCGTGCTACTGTAGAGATCATGCAGGCACCTGCCGAAAATATAAAGATACGATCGGCTTATAACCTTTCGGCAATGGACTTTACTCCTGAAGAGATTGCCAATGCCATCAAAAAGCACATCCCGGATTTCACCATTGATTATGCACCTGATTTCCGCCAAAAGATAGCCGACAGCTGGCCGCAAAGCATTGACGACAGCAGTGCCAGGCAGGACTGGGGCTGGAAGCACAATTTCGACCTGGATGCCATGACGGCGGATATGCTGGAGCATCTTGCTGCAAAGGCGGAATAGTTATCTTTCTCCTTAAATAAATTTAAATTACACCTATAAGGTATTCAAGACCTTGCAGGAGGTACAATATGTCGGTTGCCTAACTTGCAAGGTTTCAAAAA
Above is a genomic segment from Flavobacterium album containing:
- a CDS encoding L-threonine 3-dehydrogenase, producing MAKILIIGACGQIGTELTAKLRSIYGTDEVVASDVRKGDPAFVASGPFEVVNALDFNQVQSIIEKHKVEDVYLMAALLSATAEKNPAFAWDLNMNSLFHVLNIAKEGKIKKIFWPSSIAVFGPTTPKQNTPQYTVMEPSTVYGISKQSGERWCEYYHNIYGVDVRSIRYPGLISWSTLPGGGTTDYAVDIYHKALSDGKYTCFLSEETRLPMMYMDDAIRATVEIMQAPAENIKIRSAYNLSAMDFTPEEIANAIKKHIPDFTIDYAPDFRQKIADSWPQSIDDSSARQDWGWKHNFDLDAMTADMLEHLAAKAE